A stretch of Aerococcus urinaehominis DNA encodes these proteins:
- a CDS encoding FtsW/RodA/SpoVE family cell cycle protein: protein MAKIPKLIRGKKARGQSKHQGQKQTKKKGWIPKANWADLVNYLDLPVFVVYIVLSLLGVFFVYSASSYTAAANDLSPAHYAVRQASFLVFAFAAGFFIYRFNIEKVFRNKNVLKGLALILTLAMLYVSFFGQVISGAQGWIQIAGISIQPVEFLKPATILLLAHIFADEEDLIYQQGLSQILTNQAKHKTRNRLILALILFWLGLTFALPDMGGVAILASLTLVMFLASGIDVKFAKYTGIAIGGAYIIGTLFLKLFDISGWVDSAGSLGYQINRLTAYAHPFKDELNTGLQLINSLYALSNGGLFGLGIGQSIQKTGYLPEPYTDFIMAIVGEEYGFIVLMLILGAYLYMVFHLFYRAIKMEKSYHQLVLIGIATYFLVQFVINIGGAIGLLPITGITFPFISYGGSSILTSTIMVALALSTIRDARRTQQIRERRKIHYIYPQNEKSSQV from the coding sequence ATGGCCAAGATTCCCAAGCTGATTAGGGGTAAAAAAGCCAGGGGCCAGTCCAAACACCAAGGCCAAAAGCAGACTAAGAAAAAAGGCTGGATTCCAAAGGCTAATTGGGCGGACCTGGTCAACTACCTGGACCTGCCTGTCTTTGTGGTCTATATCGTGCTCAGCCTGTTGGGGGTCTTTTTTGTCTATTCAGCCTCGTCCTATACGGCGGCTGCCAACGACTTGTCGCCTGCCCATTATGCGGTGCGCCAGGCCTCTTTCCTTGTATTCGCTTTTGCTGCTGGTTTTTTTATTTACCGCTTTAATATTGAAAAGGTTTTCCGTAATAAGAATGTTCTCAAGGGGCTGGCGCTCATACTGACTCTAGCCATGCTCTATGTGTCATTTTTCGGCCAGGTTATTTCCGGGGCCCAAGGCTGGATTCAAATTGCCGGTATCTCGATTCAACCGGTAGAGTTCCTTAAGCCCGCTACTATTCTCTTGTTGGCCCATATTTTTGCCGATGAAGAAGACCTGATTTACCAGCAAGGCCTCAGCCAGATCCTTACTAACCAGGCCAAGCACAAGACCCGTAACCGGCTTATCCTGGCCTTGATCCTCTTTTGGTTAGGCCTCACCTTCGCCCTGCCGGATATGGGTGGGGTGGCCATCCTAGCCAGTCTGACCCTGGTCATGTTTCTGGCTTCTGGTATTGATGTCAAGTTCGCCAAATATACGGGGATCGCTATTGGGGGCGCCTATATTATCGGGACCCTCTTCCTCAAGCTCTTCGATATTTCTGGCTGGGTCGATAGCGCTGGTAGCCTGGGTTACCAGATTAACCGCCTGACCGCCTATGCCCATCCCTTTAAAGATGAGCTCAACACCGGCCTACAATTAATTAACTCCCTCTACGCCCTGTCTAATGGGGGACTGTTTGGTCTGGGGATTGGTCAGTCTATTCAAAAGACCGGCTACCTACCTGAGCCCTATACCGATTTTATTATGGCCATTGTCGGCGAGGAATACGGCTTTATTGTATTGATGCTGATTCTGGGGGCCTACCTCTATATGGTCTTCCATTTATTTTACCGGGCCATTAAAATGGAAAAAAGCTACCACCAGCTGGTTTTGATTGGGATAGCCACTTATTTCCTAGTTCAATTTGTGATTAACATTGGTGGGGCGATTGGCCTCTTGCCGATTACCGGGATTACCTTCCCTTTTATTTCATACGGGGGCTCATCCATCCTGACCTCAACCATTATGGTGGCCCTGGCCCTATCAACCATTCGGGATGCCCGCCGCACCCAGCAAATTCGCGAGCGGCGCAAGATCCACTATATCTATCCCCAAAATGAAAAATCTAGTCAAGTTTAA
- a CDS encoding DUF1507 family protein, producing the protein MRDQKHAKQVLELESERIKRLIDSQKDHLCFAQCPAFEEVVDTQMYGFSKQVAFAVSIDVISPEEGQEMLSELDSQLNQVYTDIFENKDHFRLSNGGQVYHGQDSQAD; encoded by the coding sequence GTGCGAGATCAAAAACATGCCAAACAGGTGCTCGAGCTAGAATCTGAGCGCATTAAGCGTTTGATTGATAGCCAAAAAGACCATCTCTGCTTTGCCCAGTGTCCAGCTTTTGAAGAGGTTGTTGATACTCAGATGTATGGCTTTTCTAAGCAAGTGGCCTTCGCGGTTTCAATCGATGTGATTAGCCCAGAAGAGGGGCAAGAGATGCTGAGTGAGCTAGATAGTCAACTAAACCAAGTTTATACTGATATTTTTGAAAACAAGGATCATTTTCGCCTAAGTAATGGGGGGCAAGTTTACCATGGCCAAGATTCCCAAGCTGATTAG
- a CDS encoding UPF0223 family protein, which yields MKNYSYPLDLDWTSQEMATVIRFFNAVESAYESRVDRQEVLDAYRAFKEIVPRKNEEKQLGRAFEERSGYSCYRVVQAARQSDRPTISMPEKR from the coding sequence ATGAAGAATTACAGTTATCCCCTAGATTTGGATTGGACCAGCCAGGAAATGGCGACGGTTATCCGTTTTTTTAATGCGGTTGAATCTGCCTACGAAAGCCGGGTCGACCGCCAAGAAGTTTTGGACGCTTACCGGGCTTTTAAAGAAATTGTTCCCCGTAAAAATGAAGAAAAGCAGTTGGGTCGAGCTTTTGAAGAGCGGTCCGGCTACTCTTGCTACCGGGTGGTTCAAGCTGCTCGTCAGTCTGACCGCCCAACGATTTCAATGCCTGAAAAGCGTTAA
- the typA gene encoding translational GTPase TypA: protein MAQREDIRNVAIIAHVDHGKTTLVDNLLEQSSTLDERAKTSDRMMDSNDIERERGITILSKNTAVNYKGNRINILDTPGHADFGGEVERIMKMVDGVVLVVDAQEGTMPQTRFVLMKAFEAGVVPVVVVNKVDKPAARPLEVVDEVLELFIELGADDDQIEFPVIYASAMNGTSSLSPNPDKQESTMDYIFDAIMEYIPAPEDNGDQPLQFQVSMLDYNDYVGRIGVGRVFRGTISVGDQVTLNKLDGTKKNFRVTKLFGFLGLDRIEIDSATAGDIIAVSGFEDIFVGETVTDTEVQEALPPMHIDEPTLQMTFLTNNSPFAGREGQHVTSRKLEERLRYELHTDVSLRVDNTSSPDAWIVSGRGELHLSILIENMRREGYELQVSRPEVIIREIDGVRCEPFEAVQVDTPEEYQGAIIDSLNQRKGEMQNMENTGRGTTRLTYLVPARGLIGYPTQFMSMTHGYGILNHTFDSYKPEIKGQIGNRNHGALVSTETGKATTYGIMNVEERGTIFVEPGTEIYEGMIVGENAREGDLDVNIVKAKQLTNVRSANKDQTSVIKTPRKLTLEESLEFLDEDEYCEVTPENVRLRKAILNKNERAKAAKRKKKASEEQ from the coding sequence ATGGCACAAAGAGAAGATATTCGCAACGTCGCAATCATTGCCCACGTCGACCACGGTAAAACAACCTTGGTAGACAATCTGTTAGAACAATCATCAACCTTAGATGAGCGGGCTAAGACGTCTGACCGGATGATGGACTCTAATGATATCGAACGGGAGCGCGGGATTACCATCCTATCTAAGAATACGGCGGTAAATTACAAGGGTAACCGCATCAATATCTTGGATACCCCAGGACACGCCGACTTCGGTGGTGAAGTTGAGCGGATCATGAAAATGGTTGATGGGGTTGTTTTGGTTGTCGATGCCCAAGAGGGTACCATGCCCCAAACCCGCTTTGTATTGATGAAGGCTTTTGAAGCTGGCGTGGTGCCGGTTGTTGTTGTTAACAAGGTAGATAAACCAGCTGCCCGTCCTTTGGAAGTTGTCGATGAAGTCCTAGAGCTCTTTATCGAGTTAGGGGCTGACGACGACCAGATTGAGTTCCCAGTTATCTACGCCTCAGCCATGAACGGGACGTCAAGCCTGTCTCCAAATCCGGACAAACAAGAATCTACTATGGACTACATCTTTGATGCCATTATGGAATACATCCCAGCGCCTGAGGACAATGGCGACCAGCCGCTGCAATTCCAAGTGTCTATGCTGGACTATAACGACTACGTGGGTCGTATCGGGGTCGGTCGGGTCTTCCGTGGTACCATCAGTGTCGGCGACCAAGTGACCTTGAATAAGCTTGACGGTACCAAGAAAAACTTCCGGGTCACCAAACTATTCGGCTTCCTTGGCCTTGACCGGATTGAAATTGATTCAGCAACTGCTGGCGATATCATTGCCGTTTCTGGTTTTGAAGATATCTTCGTTGGCGAAACCGTCACTGACACCGAAGTGCAAGAGGCCTTGCCACCAATGCATATCGACGAACCAACCTTACAAATGACCTTCTTAACTAATAATTCGCCATTTGCCGGCCGCGAGGGTCAACACGTGACTTCACGTAAACTAGAAGAACGCCTTCGCTATGAGCTGCATACCGACGTGTCACTGCGAGTGGATAATACCTCATCACCAGATGCCTGGATTGTTTCTGGCCGTGGCGAACTCCACCTGTCAATCTTGATTGAAAATATGCGTCGTGAAGGCTATGAACTCCAAGTATCTCGTCCGGAAGTTATTATCCGCGAGATTGATGGTGTCCGTTGCGAACCTTTTGAAGCTGTCCAAGTTGACACACCTGAAGAGTACCAAGGAGCTATTATCGACTCCCTTAACCAACGTAAGGGTGAGATGCAGAATATGGAAAACACCGGTCGCGGCACCACGCGCTTGACTTATCTAGTACCAGCCCGTGGTCTAATCGGTTACCCAACCCAGTTCATGTCCATGACTCACGGCTACGGTATTCTGAACCACACCTTCGATTCCTATAAACCTGAAATTAAAGGTCAAATCGGTAACCGTAACCACGGTGCTCTAGTATCCACTGAGACCGGTAAAGCTACCACTTACGGCATTATGAATGTGGAAGAGCGCGGTACCATCTTCGTAGAACCAGGTACTGAAATCTATGAAGGTATGATTGTTGGTGAGAACGCCCGCGAAGGCGATTTGGATGTTAACATCGTCAAAGCTAAACAATTAACCAACGTGCGGTCAGCCAACAAGGACCAAACCTCTGTCATCAAGACCCCACGCAAACTGACTTTAGAGGAATCACTAGAATTCTTGGATGAAGACGAGTACTGTGAAGTGACTCCAGAAAACGTGCGTCTGCGTAAAGCCATTTTGAATAAGAATGAACGGGCCAAAGCAGCCAAACGCAAGAAAAAAGCTAGTGAAGAACAGTAA
- a CDS encoding nuclease-related domain-containing protein: MYLELAWHEACHKRQGLDEQGYKHLLNLRAGLEGELLLEDILSACLPTNNFLTNVWLGHDRQLVQLDGLVVNAGQIYVLEVKNYSVDHQYMQGQWLRAGQPVDYDPFKQLQRAVGVLRQRLKGYQVHGVLIFTNSSWSFTSNGDEPWGVFNQSSLKNWLNNLSEPSSNDFRMLHDIKNIAGSELAAGYFYRLEPNYPLITGIYCKVCGNFELKLEKMSAICSCGYREKKKDLTARMLDEYALLFYQNHIHPSHFFKFVDHNLPRKTCFYALSSYEKVRRGVYLNPYGKFLTKAPRMIRPKENLY; this comes from the coding sequence ATGTATTTAGAATTAGCATGGCATGAAGCTTGTCATAAGCGGCAAGGTTTGGATGAACAAGGTTACAAGCACCTATTGAATTTGCGGGCTGGTTTGGAGGGGGAATTATTACTTGAAGATATCTTATCCGCATGTTTACCAACCAATAACTTCTTGACTAATGTCTGGCTTGGGCATGATCGACAGCTCGTTCAACTAGATGGTCTAGTGGTAAATGCAGGTCAAATCTATGTGCTTGAAGTAAAGAACTATAGCGTGGATCACCAATATATGCAGGGGCAATGGTTGCGTGCAGGTCAGCCTGTCGACTACGATCCCTTTAAACAATTACAACGAGCAGTCGGAGTGCTTAGGCAAAGGTTGAAGGGTTACCAAGTACATGGCGTTTTAATCTTTACCAATTCGAGTTGGTCATTCACTTCAAACGGTGATGAACCTTGGGGAGTTTTTAATCAGTCTAGTTTGAAGAATTGGCTTAATAATTTGTCTGAACCTAGCAGCAATGATTTTCGTATGCTACATGACATTAAAAATATAGCAGGTTCAGAGCTAGCAGCCGGTTACTTCTACCGACTTGAGCCAAATTATCCACTCATAACAGGGATTTATTGCAAGGTATGTGGGAATTTTGAGCTGAAGCTAGAAAAGATGTCTGCTATCTGCTCATGTGGTTACCGAGAAAAGAAGAAGGATTTAACTGCCCGCATGTTAGATGAATACGCCCTGCTTTTTTATCAGAATCATATACATCCTAGCCATTTTTTTAAATTCGTTGACCACAATTTACCTAGAAAAACCTGTTTTTATGCCCTCTCTAGCTATGAAAAAGTTAGGCGAGGCGTCTATCTAAATCCTTACGGTAAATTCTTAACGAAAGCCCCTAGAATGATACGACCGAAAGAAAATCTTTATTGA
- a CDS encoding 5-formyltetrahydrofolate cyclo-ligase, producing MTDKGDLTSEKQALRRQMKQARSQLSPDYRQKAEATIYQRIWDLPCYQDSQTIFIYQAMPGEVATRPLIEAAWRDGKTVALPRVYPQRQMSAHLYQPGDDLIRSAYGAWEPSAESAIVSPTTIDLAIVPCLAASHSGQRLGYGGGYYDRFLVNTNAVRLLPIYDQILLDDLVVDDYDQLMDLVVTEARVLELER from the coding sequence GTGACAGATAAGGGAGACTTGACAAGCGAGAAACAGGCCTTACGTCGGCAGATGAAACAAGCGCGCAGCCAACTCAGCCCTGACTACCGCCAGAAAGCTGAAGCTACGATTTACCAGCGTATTTGGGATCTGCCCTGCTACCAAGACAGCCAAACTATTTTTATCTACCAGGCGATGCCCGGTGAAGTGGCCACCCGACCGCTAATTGAAGCCGCCTGGCGTGACGGCAAAACTGTCGCCTTGCCCCGCGTCTATCCCCAGCGACAAATGTCGGCCCACCTTTATCAACCTGGCGATGATTTAATTCGGTCGGCTTATGGGGCTTGGGAGCCAAGTGCAGAAAGTGCGATTGTATCGCCAACAACTATCGACCTCGCAATTGTCCCCTGCTTAGCAGCCAGCCACAGCGGTCAGCGCTTGGGCTACGGGGGTGGTTACTACGACCGCTTTCTGGTAAATACCAATGCAGTCCGCTTGTTGCCGATTTATGACCAAATCTTACTTGATGACCTGGTTGTCGATGACTATGATCAACTAATGGATCTAGTAGTGACAGAAGCTCGCGTGTTGGAACTCGAGCGCTAG
- a CDS encoding pyruvate carboxylase: MNKVLVANRGEIAIRVFRACAELDIATVAIYAKEDELSVHRFKADEAYLVGAGDKPVEAYLDIEDIIRIAKETGADAIHPGYGFLSENINFARRCQEEGIIFIGPELDTLDTFGDKMKAKQAAKAANIAGIPGSDGPVTSVEEVHDFAQEAGFPIIIKAALGGGGRGMRVVRSEEEIQENYEAAISEATKAFGSGVVYVEKYIENPKHIEVQILGDTAGNVMHLWERDCSVQRRHQKVVEVAPTVSMSQETREKICGAARDFMAHIGYVNAGTVEFLLDGEDFYFIEVNPRVQVEHTITEQITGVDIVQAQIQIAAGKTLQEIGIPKQEDLPLMGYAIQCRITTEDPKQGFLPDTGKINTYRSPGGFGIRLDAGNGFQNAVVTPYYDSMLTKLISHAMTFDQAVKKMNRALREYRIRGVKNNIPFMRKVLDHPTFQSGRATTTFIDQTPALFDFPSDRYSNRGNKVLQYIADTTVNGFPGLEQKEKPLYTKAKVPELEVVDQHGRTAKQVFDQEGVKGLQNWISQREDVLLTDTTMRDAHQSLMATRMRTRDMLAAAQAYEAANPYIFSAEVWGGATFDTAYRFLTENPWVRLKQLRAAMPNTLLQMLFRGSNGVGYTAYPDNVLEAFIQEASQSGIDIFRIFDSLNWTEQMKRPMQYAKDAGKIVEAAMCYTGDILDPSRLKYSIQYYVDLAKELQDLGADIIAIKDMAGLLKPQAAYALISELKDQVDLPIHLHTHDTAGNGIMTYAEASRAGVDIVDVATSALSSSTSQPSMTSFYYALEDSPRKPDLHVANAQKMNQYWSGVREYYEDFISGLKSPETEIYKTEMPGGQYTNLQQQAKGVGLGDRWNEIKQMYHDVNLLFGDIVKVTPSSKVVGDMALFMVQNNISVADFFEKGKNIDFPESVIEFFQGKLGQPAGGFPEDVQEIILKGAPATTERPGALLESVDFEAVKAELAEKIKAEPSQQDVLAYIMYPKVFLDYRVKTDRYADLSIVDTPTFFRGMKVGESVEVEIEKGKVLLIRLIQIGEVDHAGQRIIWFELNGQRREIVVQDQAASTNVAVRQKADPSNPHHIGATMPGNILKVAVKAGDSVKAGQVVLITESMKMETTIKAPTAGKVNEVLVQAGDQVQTGDLLISLDSE; the protein is encoded by the coding sequence ATTAATAAAGTTTTAGTTGCCAACCGTGGTGAAATCGCCATCCGGGTCTTTCGGGCCTGTGCCGAATTAGATATCGCCACCGTGGCCATTTATGCCAAAGAAGATGAACTGTCCGTCCACCGCTTCAAGGCCGATGAAGCCTACCTGGTCGGTGCCGGCGATAAGCCAGTTGAAGCCTACCTGGATATTGAAGATATTATCCGCATTGCCAAGGAAACGGGCGCTGATGCCATCCATCCGGGCTATGGCTTCCTATCTGAAAATATTAACTTTGCCCGCCGTTGCCAAGAAGAGGGCATTATCTTCATCGGACCAGAACTGGACACCCTGGATACCTTTGGTGACAAGATGAAGGCCAAGCAGGCTGCTAAGGCCGCTAACATTGCCGGTATTCCTGGGTCTGATGGGCCAGTTACATCCGTAGAAGAAGTCCATGACTTTGCCCAAGAAGCTGGTTTCCCAATTATCATTAAGGCCGCTTTAGGTGGTGGCGGTCGCGGGATGCGGGTGGTGCGCTCTGAGGAAGAAATCCAAGAGAACTACGAAGCCGCCATTTCTGAAGCTACCAAGGCTTTTGGTTCAGGTGTCGTGTACGTAGAAAAATACATCGAGAACCCTAAACATATCGAAGTCCAAATTCTAGGTGACACGGCCGGTAATGTCATGCACCTGTGGGAGCGGGATTGTTCCGTGCAACGCCGCCACCAAAAGGTTGTTGAAGTGGCGCCTACGGTATCTATGAGCCAGGAGACCCGCGAGAAAATCTGTGGGGCGGCCCGTGATTTTATGGCCCATATCGGCTATGTCAATGCCGGTACGGTTGAATTCCTACTGGATGGTGAGGACTTCTACTTTATCGAAGTCAACCCGCGTGTCCAGGTTGAACACACCATCACTGAACAAATCACTGGTGTGGACATTGTCCAAGCCCAAATCCAAATTGCGGCCGGTAAAACCCTGCAAGAAATCGGCATTCCTAAGCAAGAAGACTTGCCGTTAATGGGTTATGCCATCCAGTGCCGGATTACGACTGAAGATCCTAAGCAAGGCTTTCTACCGGATACGGGTAAAATCAACACCTACCGGTCACCAGGTGGTTTTGGTATTCGCCTGGATGCCGGCAATGGCTTCCAAAATGCGGTGGTAACACCCTATTATGACTCCATGCTGACCAAGCTGATTTCCCACGCCATGACCTTCGACCAAGCGGTTAAGAAGATGAACCGGGCCCTGCGCGAGTACCGGATTCGTGGTGTTAAGAACAATATTCCCTTTATGCGCAAGGTTCTTGACCACCCAACCTTCCAAAGTGGCCGAGCGACGACCACCTTTATCGATCAAACACCAGCACTATTTGATTTCCCATCTGACCGCTATTCTAACCGGGGTAACAAGGTCCTCCAATATATCGCGGATACCACGGTTAACGGCTTCCCTGGCCTGGAGCAAAAAGAAAAACCGCTCTATACCAAGGCTAAAGTCCCTGAATTAGAAGTGGTTGACCAACACGGTCGCACCGCCAAACAAGTCTTTGACCAAGAAGGGGTCAAGGGACTGCAAAATTGGATCAGCCAACGTGAGGATGTCCTCTTAACCGATACCACTATGCGGGATGCCCACCAGTCGCTCATGGCGACCCGGATGCGGACCCGGGATATGTTGGCGGCGGCCCAGGCCTATGAAGCAGCCAATCCTTATATCTTCTCAGCTGAAGTTTGGGGTGGGGCCACCTTTGATACCGCCTACCGGTTTCTAACTGAGAACCCGTGGGTGCGCTTGAAACAACTGCGTGCAGCCATGCCAAATACCCTTCTACAAATGCTCTTTAGAGGGTCAAATGGGGTCGGCTACACGGCCTATCCAGATAATGTCTTAGAGGCTTTTATCCAAGAAGCCAGCCAGTCTGGCATTGATATCTTCCGGATTTTTGATAGTCTCAACTGGACCGAACAGATGAAACGGCCGATGCAGTATGCCAAGGATGCCGGTAAAATCGTTGAAGCCGCCATGTGCTATACCGGCGATATTCTCGACCCGAGTCGGCTGAAGTATTCGATTCAGTACTATGTCGATTTAGCTAAAGAACTCCAAGACCTAGGTGCCGACATTATTGCTATCAAGGATATGGCCGGTCTCTTAAAACCACAGGCGGCTTATGCCCTGATTTCTGAATTAAAAGACCAGGTTGACCTGCCAATTCACCTCCATACCCATGACACTGCGGGTAACGGTATTATGACCTATGCTGAAGCCAGCCGGGCCGGGGTGGATATTGTCGATGTGGCAACATCGGCCCTGTCCTCATCAACTTCACAACCGTCGATGACCAGCTTCTACTATGCCCTTGAGGACAGCCCACGCAAGCCTGACCTCCATGTGGCCAATGCCCAGAAGATGAACCAATACTGGTCAGGCGTGCGGGAATACTATGAAGATTTCATCTCCGGCCTGAAATCACCAGAGACTGAAATCTACAAGACAGAAATGCCTGGTGGCCAGTACACCAACCTCCAACAACAAGCCAAGGGCGTTGGCCTCGGTGACCGTTGGAACGAAATCAAGCAAATGTACCACGATGTTAACCTGCTCTTTGGTGATATTGTCAAAGTCACCCCATCATCTAAGGTAGTGGGGGACATGGCCCTCTTTATGGTGCAAAATAATATTTCAGTGGCTGACTTCTTTGAAAAGGGTAAAAATATCGACTTCCCTGAATCAGTAATTGAATTCTTCCAAGGCAAACTCGGTCAACCAGCCGGTGGTTTCCCTGAGGATGTACAAGAAATTATTCTCAAGGGCGCACCAGCTACAACTGAACGCCCAGGTGCCCTCCTAGAATCAGTTGATTTTGAGGCTGTCAAAGCTGAATTAGCCGAAAAAATCAAGGCCGAGCCAAGCCAGCAGGATGTCTTAGCCTATATCATGTATCCTAAGGTCTTCTTAGATTACCGGGTGAAAACTGACCGCTATGCCGATCTATCGATTGTGGATACGCCAACCTTCTTTAGAGGGATGAAGGTCGGTGAATCAGTTGAGGTTGAGATTGAAAAGGGTAAAGTGCTCTTAATTCGTCTCATCCAAATCGGTGAAGTTGACCATGCCGGCCAACGGATTATTTGGTTTGAACTCAATGGCCAGCGTCGGGAAATTGTGGTCCAAGACCAGGCTGCCTCAACTAATGTGGCTGTTCGCCAAAAGGCTGACCCAAGTAATCCGCACCACATTGGCGCCACCATGCCAGGTAAC
- a CDS encoding inositol monophosphatase family protein: protein MERELAGLVKDWVHQAGDYIRQHMQADLKVTSKSSRTDLVTELDQWTEKFLRTKISQAYPDHAVMGEEAMGTNPTSMAGPVWIIDPIDGTANFVSQQENFVIMLAFYQDGQGRFAAIYDPIRDRYLEAIKGQGVYLNDQPLKLRFADRQLDQGLVACNGHMALKNQLNIQAILDQSMGVRMYGSAGIEIMSLVKGATIAYISPRLKPWDIAAGAVICQELGLVCRQFDGQEIDLMTTNPTIFAYPSVYQKIRQHLDHELAKQ from the coding sequence TTGGAAAGAGAATTAGCAGGCCTAGTCAAAGACTGGGTCCACCAGGCAGGAGACTATATCCGCCAGCACATGCAAGCCGACTTAAAAGTAACAAGCAAGTCATCACGGACAGACTTGGTCACTGAATTGGACCAATGGACGGAAAAGTTTTTGCGGACTAAAATTAGCCAGGCCTATCCAGACCATGCGGTGATGGGGGAGGAGGCCATGGGTACTAATCCGACTAGCATGGCTGGTCCGGTTTGGATTATTGATCCCATTGATGGGACAGCTAACTTTGTCTCACAGCAGGAAAACTTTGTCATCATGCTGGCCTTTTACCAGGACGGCCAGGGCCGTTTTGCCGCCATTTATGATCCCATCCGCGACCGCTATCTGGAGGCGATCAAGGGGCAGGGCGTCTATTTAAATGACCAGCCCCTGAAATTGCGCTTTGCTGACCGTCAGCTAGACCAGGGCCTGGTTGCCTGTAATGGGCATATGGCCCTTAAAAACCAGTTAAATATACAAGCGATTCTCGACCAGTCCATGGGGGTTAGGATGTATGGTTCGGCTGGTATCGAGATTATGTCACTGGTTAAAGGCGCTACCATTGCTTATATCAGTCCGCGCCTAAAACCTTGGGACATAGCGGCCGGTGCTGTGATTTGCCAGGAGCTGGGGCTGGTTTGCCGGCAATTTGATGGCCAAGAGATTGACCTGATGACAACTAATCCAACGATTTTTGCCTACCCAAGTGTTTACCAAAAAATTCGCCAGCATCTGGACCATGAGCTGGCCAAACAGTAA
- the lpdA gene encoding dihydrolipoyl dehydrogenase, with protein sequence MVVAKYSKEVDTIVIGAGPGGYVAAIRAAQMGQKVVIVEREFIGGVCLNVGCIPSKALIAAGHAYHNSLDGNEVFGVTAENVKLDFTKTQEWKDNTVVAKLTGGVEMLLKKNKVEIVRGEAFFNGENELTVVDAEENGQSYEFKHAIVATGSRPIEIPGFKFGGRIIDSTGALNLKEVPKHLVVIGGGIIGSELGMSYANLDAKVTVLEGSPQILPTFEKDMVKVVEKKMKERNMEINVNAMAKEAIDNGDSVTVKYEVNGEPKEITADYVLVCVGRRPNTDELSLAAAGVELTDRGLVKVDNQGRSSNKSIFAIGDIVPGAALAHKASYEGKIAAEAISGKPVAVDYKVMPSVAFTDPELASFGLTEKEAKEKGMDVHTFKFPFAGNGRALSLNQTEGFIRLVATKGDNILVGAQMVGVNASDILAEMGLAIEGGLNAEDIALTIHGHPSLSEAVMDAAEGILGMPIHA encoded by the coding sequence ATGGTAGTAGCAAAATATTCTAAAGAAGTCGATACAATCGTAATCGGTGCTGGACCTGGTGGCTATGTAGCCGCCATCCGCGCCGCCCAAATGGGTCAAAAGGTTGTTATTGTTGAACGTGAATTCATCGGTGGGGTCTGCTTGAACGTCGGCTGTATCCCTTCAAAAGCCTTGATTGCTGCCGGTCATGCTTACCATAACTCTTTAGATGGCAACGAAGTATTCGGTGTCACTGCTGAAAATGTTAAGTTAGACTTCACTAAGACCCAAGAATGGAAAGACAACACTGTAGTAGCTAAGCTTACTGGCGGTGTTGAAATGTTGCTTAAGAAGAACAAGGTTGAGATCGTTCGCGGTGAAGCCTTCTTCAATGGCGAAAACGAATTAACAGTGGTTGACGCTGAAGAAAACGGCCAATCATATGAATTCAAACACGCTATCGTTGCAACAGGTTCTCGTCCAATCGAAATCCCTGGCTTCAAATTCGGTGGCCGTATCATCGATTCAACAGGCGCCCTAAACTTAAAAGAAGTGCCTAAACACCTAGTGGTTATCGGTGGCGGTATCATCGGTTCTGAATTAGGTATGTCATACGCTAACCTAGATGCCAAAGTAACCGTTCTTGAAGGTTCTCCACAAATCTTACCTACTTTCGAAAAAGACATGGTTAAAGTTGTTGAGAAGAAAATGAAAGAACGTAACATGGAAATCAACGTTAACGCCATGGCTAAAGAAGCTATCGATAACGGTGACTCTGTGACTGTTAAATACGAAGTAAACGGTGAACCTAAAGAAATCACTGCTGACTACGTTCTAGTATGTGTGGGCCGTCGTCCTAACACTGATGAGCTAAGCTTAGCAGCAGCTGGTGTAGAATTAACTGACCGTGGCCTAGTTAAAGTTGACAACCAAGGACGCAGCTCTAACAAGAGCATCTTCGCAATCGGCGACATCGTTCCTGGTGCAGCCCTAGCCCACAAAGCTTCATACGAAGGTAAAATCGCCGCTGAAGCCATCTCTGGTAAACCAGTAGCAGTAGACTACAAAGTTATGCCTTCGGTAGCCTTTACTGATCCAGAATTAGCTTCATTCGGTTTAACTGAAAAAGAAGCTAAAGAAAAAGGTATGGACGTTCACACCTTCAAATTCCCATTTGCAGGTAACGGTCGTGCCCTATCTCTTAACCAAACAGAAGGCTTTATCCGCCTAGTAGCAACTAAGGGTGACAACATCCTAGTTGGTGCTCAAATGGTCGGTGTAAACGCCTCTGACATCCTAGCTGAAATGGGCTTAGCCATCGAAGGCGGCCTAAACGCAGAGGATATCGCCCTAACCATCCACGGTCACCCTTCATTATCAGAAGCGGTAATGGATGCGGCAGAAGGTATCCTAGGTATGCCAATCCACGCTTAA